In the genome of Myxococcus stipitatus, one region contains:
- a CDS encoding DUF2306 domain-containing protein — translation MKNKALWVLFAVLCLGVGLYPSIYLFTDPNSGFRARKGLELLTNPVWNAAFYTHLALGGLALFIGWTQFIARLRRKVPGVHRFLGKVYVGAVLVSGLTGLYIGFFATGGIVAAAGFMSLALVWLFTTASAWWHIKNRRIEEHRLMMVYSYAACFAAVTLRLWLPFLVRGTGDFISAYRIVAWLCWVPNLGVAWLLTRGQSPARELASS, via the coding sequence ATGAAGAACAAGGCACTCTGGGTCCTCTTCGCCGTTCTCTGCCTGGGCGTGGGCCTCTACCCGAGCATCTACCTCTTCACGGACCCGAACTCGGGCTTTCGGGCGAGGAAGGGCCTCGAGCTGTTGACGAACCCTGTCTGGAACGCGGCCTTCTACACGCACCTCGCGTTGGGAGGGCTCGCGCTGTTCATCGGCTGGACGCAGTTCATCGCGAGACTGCGGCGCAAGGTCCCGGGGGTGCACCGGTTCCTCGGAAAGGTCTATGTCGGGGCGGTCCTGGTGAGCGGGCTCACGGGGCTCTACATCGGCTTCTTCGCCACGGGAGGCATTGTGGCGGCGGCGGGCTTCATGAGCCTGGCCCTCGTCTGGCTCTTCACCACGGCGTCCGCCTGGTGGCACATCAAGAACCGGCGCATCGAGGAGCACCGGCTCATGATGGTCTACAGCTATGCGGCCTGTTTCGCGGCCGTCACGTTGAGGCTCTGGCTGCCCTTCCTGGTGCGAGGGACGGGCGACTTCATCTCGGCCTATCGCATCGTCGCCTGGCTCTGCTGGGTGCCGAACCTGGGAGTGGCCTGGCTGCTCACGCGCGGACAGAGTCCAGCGCGCGAGCTCGCGTCTTCGTGA
- the hxsC gene encoding His-Xaa-Ser system radical SAM maturase HxsC, with translation MPALELTAAGLKPLSACSSEPFIGRVQERLDDAPAVREREILLVRNPGEPLPPGFRGYLLLSEGVVSPGLEDVYVLPPSLHYLAAGDVVRIHPERGALATLYRRASASNTFLVTERCDNNCLMCSQPPRKQDDSWLVDELMEALPLISPETREIGITGGEPSLLKGRLVELLERMKHQLPRTSVHILTNGRGFANAELARAVAQVRHPDLMLGIPLYSDLPEEHDYVVQALGAYDETLRGILHLKRARVKVELRCVVHAQTYSRLPQLAEFITRNLLFVDHVALMGLELMGFARANLGLLWVDPLDYQSQLTAAVRTLSRAGLDTSIYNHPLCILPTELHPFARKSISDWKNLYAEDCERCARKEDCGGFFASGLAKRSRGIQPFRE, from the coding sequence ATGCCTGCCCTGGAACTCACGGCGGCCGGCCTGAAGCCCCTCTCGGCGTGCTCCTCCGAGCCGTTCATCGGCCGGGTCCAGGAGCGACTGGACGACGCACCAGCTGTTCGTGAGCGGGAGATTCTCCTCGTCCGGAACCCGGGTGAGCCGCTGCCGCCAGGCTTTCGGGGGTACCTCCTCTTGTCGGAGGGCGTGGTGAGTCCGGGGCTGGAAGATGTCTATGTCCTGCCACCCAGCCTGCACTACCTCGCGGCGGGGGACGTGGTGCGCATCCATCCCGAGCGAGGGGCATTGGCGACGCTGTATCGCCGCGCCTCGGCGTCAAACACGTTCCTGGTGACGGAGCGCTGCGACAACAACTGCCTGATGTGTTCGCAGCCGCCTCGGAAACAGGATGACTCGTGGCTCGTGGACGAGCTGATGGAGGCGCTTCCACTCATCTCTCCGGAGACCCGGGAGATTGGAATCACGGGTGGAGAGCCGAGCCTGCTCAAGGGCCGCCTCGTTGAGTTGCTGGAGCGGATGAAGCACCAGCTGCCACGTACGTCCGTCCACATCCTCACCAACGGGCGAGGCTTCGCGAACGCGGAGCTGGCGCGCGCGGTGGCGCAGGTGCGGCACCCCGACCTCATGCTGGGCATACCGCTGTACTCGGACCTGCCCGAGGAGCATGACTACGTCGTGCAGGCATTGGGTGCCTATGACGAGACGCTGCGGGGCATCCTCCACTTGAAGCGCGCCCGGGTGAAAGTGGAGCTGCGCTGTGTCGTGCATGCCCAGACATACTCACGCCTGCCCCAGCTCGCGGAGTTCATCACGCGCAACCTGCTGTTCGTCGACCATGTGGCGCTGATGGGGCTGGAGCTGATGGGCTTTGCCCGGGCGAACCTGGGGCTGCTCTGGGTGGACCCACTCGACTACCAGTCGCAGCTCACCGCCGCGGTCCGGACGCTGAGCCGGGCGGGGCTCGACACGTCCATCTACAATCATCCGCTCTGCATCTTGCCCACCGAGCTGCATCCCTTCGCCAGAAAGAGCATCTCCGACTGGAAGAACCTCTACGCGGAAGATTGCGAGCGATGTGCCCGCAAGGAGGACTGCGGCGGATTCTTCGCCTCGGGCCTCGCGAAGCGAAGCCGAGGCATCCAACCCTTTCGGGAGTGA
- a CDS encoding carboxypeptidase regulatory-like domain-containing protein, whose protein sequence is MGLDVSTAKRGRWMGLVGVLVLVLGAGLTWTRVSKPRVDTETPSAAAPSQRPPPDWVTPPPSGDARITGTVLEDQRPVPGTRVFVGRSTSEHVLAEVMPCIERESTVPGAFVASTGEPPCWALDPEELREQVDVYARAARPLSEATTGKDGTFTLDGLATGKVMLWALADTGAALLPEVEVGTENVSLPLEAGTAIRGRVVSILDDKPIAHARVFLLGGSRLLFFETTTDAEGRYTFGMLPPTDYAAVVMAEGWGSAVFWHGELMREPVRLGNPARFAGRVVSPQGRPVAGIQVELERDSADTRAATLTDSEGRFSFTVPKAESGWLFAESPSHGDFGRIYTPPGEDLVLKLQSGIHLEGTVRDEEGRSIPGAQVTALRLGTALSHRLSTVTDSAGRYRLGPLEPMAFVDLEAFQKAHPRVHGTPLRREVSVEAAHYLDDSRVHEGGVNTPPMDFTLKRAATVEGIAVDAEGTPLPDVAVMLALHKGDPENPSYQHGEASSTDESGRFSVDVDGEGVGWIDAESADYTMESVDVEIPSRGLRLVLSRRPTLPGLVVDAEGKPLHNVFVYLHVEGEESIAGMETSDQEGRFLFKDIAPGPYTLKASLWTGGNATQRQLTQNVEVREGGASTPIVLRLEAGRSLHGFVVDTEGRPLPDVRVLAKSIDEASQDGASFDATYSSNGVHSNAEGRFVLRDLSEPRYALAVASERYRLDPARSRGGTLVGKSYRFARDVPELRLVMTREPRVRGRLVQEDGSPLPQAQVGQRGATAKDGSFDVPRDELDGDRLLIEHQDFVPLVRELPARDQGDQDFGTLTMLAGRTVRGVLRDPETGKPFTGRLQGPEGDAIGTIPLLVMLKPEDERLAGSRMHHLPMQTTDDGTLVLEHLPSVPLVMEVIARPHYLPVRMRLGPNQESFDVSLVRGAAVELLIRDLKGKLIPAEVTLTPKEGQGGGAEVKYPTYTGKFTTNMTEPGLYIAQVRVLDGANEGLVFAPTPLRIPANGAASFTLTPTRP, encoded by the coding sequence ATGGGTCTGGACGTGAGCACGGCGAAGCGTGGGAGGTGGATGGGCCTGGTCGGTGTCCTGGTCCTGGTGCTCGGAGCCGGCCTCACGTGGACCCGGGTGTCGAAGCCGCGCGTGGACACCGAGACACCCTCCGCCGCCGCGCCCTCCCAGAGGCCACCTCCGGACTGGGTCACGCCCCCACCCTCGGGAGACGCGCGCATCACCGGCACGGTGCTCGAAGACCAGCGCCCCGTCCCTGGCACGCGCGTCTTCGTCGGCCGAAGCACCTCCGAGCACGTGCTCGCGGAAGTGATGCCCTGCATCGAGCGCGAGTCGACCGTCCCCGGCGCATTCGTCGCGTCCACGGGTGAGCCCCCCTGCTGGGCGCTCGACCCCGAGGAGCTGCGCGAGCAGGTGGACGTCTACGCGCGGGCGGCACGTCCCCTCTCCGAAGCCACCACGGGCAAGGACGGCACCTTCACCCTGGACGGGCTCGCGACGGGGAAGGTGATGCTCTGGGCCCTCGCCGACACGGGAGCGGCCCTCCTGCCAGAGGTGGAGGTGGGAACGGAGAACGTGTCGCTCCCGCTCGAAGCGGGCACTGCCATCCGCGGACGGGTCGTGAGCATCCTGGACGACAAGCCCATCGCCCATGCGCGGGTCTTCCTCCTGGGCGGCTCACGGCTGCTCTTCTTCGAGACGACGACGGATGCCGAGGGCCGCTACACCTTCGGCATGCTCCCGCCCACCGACTACGCCGCCGTGGTGATGGCGGAGGGCTGGGGCAGCGCGGTCTTCTGGCACGGAGAACTGATGCGCGAGCCCGTGCGGCTCGGGAATCCCGCGCGCTTCGCGGGGCGTGTCGTCTCCCCCCAGGGCCGCCCCGTCGCGGGCATCCAGGTCGAGCTGGAGCGGGACAGCGCCGACACCCGGGCCGCGACCCTCACCGACTCCGAGGGACGCTTCAGCTTCACCGTGCCGAAAGCGGAGTCCGGCTGGCTCTTCGCGGAGAGCCCTTCACACGGTGACTTCGGCCGCATCTACACCCCTCCGGGTGAGGACCTGGTCCTCAAGCTCCAGTCGGGAATCCACCTGGAAGGCACCGTGCGCGACGAGGAGGGCCGGTCCATCCCTGGCGCCCAGGTGACGGCCCTCCGCCTGGGGACGGCGCTCTCCCATCGGCTCTCGACCGTCACGGACTCCGCGGGGCGCTATCGCCTGGGGCCCCTGGAGCCCATGGCCTTCGTGGACCTGGAGGCCTTCCAAAAGGCCCATCCCCGAGTCCACGGGACGCCCCTGCGGCGAGAGGTCTCCGTGGAAGCCGCCCACTACCTCGACGACTCCCGGGTTCACGAGGGAGGGGTGAACACGCCGCCGATGGACTTCACGCTCAAGCGCGCGGCCACCGTGGAGGGCATCGCGGTCGACGCCGAGGGCACCCCCCTGCCGGACGTCGCGGTGATGCTCGCCCTCCACAAGGGAGACCCGGAGAACCCTTCCTACCAGCACGGCGAAGCGAGCAGCACGGATGAGTCGGGGCGGTTCTCGGTGGACGTCGACGGGGAGGGCGTGGGCTGGATTGACGCCGAGTCAGCGGACTACACGATGGAGTCCGTGGACGTGGAGATTCCCTCGCGGGGCCTGCGGCTGGTGCTCTCCCGACGCCCCACCCTGCCCGGGCTCGTGGTGGACGCGGAGGGGAAGCCCCTGCACAACGTCTTCGTCTACCTGCATGTCGAAGGGGAGGAGTCCATCGCGGGGATGGAGACCTCGGACCAGGAGGGGCGCTTCCTCTTCAAGGACATCGCGCCGGGGCCCTACACCCTGAAGGCCTCGCTCTGGACCGGAGGGAACGCCACGCAGCGGCAGCTCACCCAGAACGTGGAGGTGCGCGAGGGTGGAGCCTCCACGCCCATCGTCCTGCGCCTGGAAGCAGGGCGCTCGTTGCACGGGTTCGTCGTCGACACCGAAGGGCGCCCCCTCCCCGATGTGAGAGTGCTCGCCAAGTCCATCGACGAGGCCAGCCAGGATGGTGCGTCCTTCGACGCGACCTACAGCTCGAATGGGGTCCACTCCAACGCCGAGGGCCGCTTCGTCCTGCGTGACCTGTCCGAGCCCCGGTACGCGCTGGCCGTGGCCTCGGAGCGCTACCGACTGGACCCCGCACGCTCTCGGGGAGGGACCCTGGTGGGGAAGTCCTACCGCTTCGCGCGCGATGTGCCGGAGCTCCGGCTGGTGATGACGCGGGAGCCTCGCGTGCGCGGGCGGCTGGTCCAGGAGGATGGTTCCCCCTTGCCGCAGGCGCAGGTGGGCCAGCGTGGCGCCACCGCGAAGGACGGGAGCTTCGACGTGCCACGGGATGAGCTCGACGGCGACCGGCTGCTCATCGAGCACCAGGACTTCGTGCCCCTGGTCCGCGAGCTCCCAGCCCGAGACCAGGGCGACCAGGACTTCGGGACACTCACGATGCTGGCGGGAAGGACGGTGCGCGGCGTCCTGAGGGACCCCGAGACGGGGAAGCCCTTCACGGGGCGCCTCCAGGGCCCCGAGGGCGATGCCATCGGCACGATTCCCCTCCTGGTCATGCTCAAGCCCGAGGATGAGCGACTCGCGGGAAGTCGCATGCACCACCTCCCCATGCAGACAACGGACGACGGGACGCTCGTGCTGGAGCACCTTCCCTCCGTGCCGCTCGTGATGGAGGTGATTGCGCGGCCCCATTACCTCCCCGTGCGCATGAGGCTGGGCCCGAATCAGGAGTCCTTCGATGTGTCGCTGGTGCGCGGCGCCGCCGTGGAGCTGTTGATTCGCGACCTGAAGGGCAAGCTCATCCCCGCGGAAGTGACGCTCACCCCGAAGGAGGGGCAAGGAGGCGGCGCGGAGGTGAAGTACCCCACGTATACCGGCAAGTTCACGACGAACATGACGGAGCCGGGGCTCTACATCGCGCAGGTCCGGGTCCTCGATGGCGCCAACGAAGGGCTGGTCTTCGCCCCCACGCCGCTGCGCATCCCCGCAAACGGCGCGGCGTCCTTCACGCTGACGCCCACCCGTCCCTAG
- the hxsB gene encoding His-Xaa-Ser system radical SAM maturase HxsB yields the protein MFHDRARYQSSRGYQLAPLRFSRLDDARYIATNDVGEYVVMPREELVEFISHSLPANRPTYKALKSRHFLFDEHSRVALELLALKYRTRAEQLANFTGLHIFVVTLRCDHSCAYCQVSRQAEGRLEFDMSQEHADRALDFMFRGPSPTLKVEFQGGEPLLHFERIRYIVERAKALNQVHGRDLQFVIASNLSRLTTEVLDFCREHGVLLSTSLDGPEDLHNAQRPVRGGDSHQRTLDAIRRARQALGPDAISALMTTTQASLGRVEDIIDEYVRQGFHSIFLRNLSPYGFAVRPRASRPYDVEAWVEFYKRGLAHILRINEQGYPLQEEFTAILMQKIFSPRGSNYVDLQSPAGLGIGALVYNYDGAVYASDEGRMLAEMGDFSFRLGHLSRDSYESIMTSETLLAHLSDTMPEGVPMCSDCAFLPCCGADPVFHQATLKDAVGHKAFSAFCKKQMSVLRHLIGLLEDDARARDILMGWR from the coding sequence ATGTTCCACGACCGCGCCAGGTACCAGTCCTCCCGGGGCTACCAGCTCGCACCGCTTCGCTTCAGCCGACTGGATGACGCCCGTTACATTGCGACGAACGACGTAGGTGAATACGTCGTGATGCCCCGGGAGGAGCTGGTCGAGTTCATCAGCCATTCGCTGCCGGCGAACCGCCCGACCTACAAGGCGCTCAAGTCGCGGCATTTCCTGTTCGATGAACACTCGCGCGTGGCCCTCGAGCTGCTGGCCCTGAAGTACCGGACCCGCGCGGAGCAGCTCGCGAACTTCACCGGGCTGCACATCTTCGTCGTTACCCTTCGCTGCGACCACTCCTGCGCGTACTGCCAGGTCTCGCGACAGGCGGAGGGGCGCCTCGAGTTCGATATGTCCCAGGAACATGCCGACCGGGCGCTCGACTTCATGTTCCGCGGCCCCTCTCCCACCCTCAAGGTCGAGTTCCAGGGCGGGGAGCCGCTGCTCCACTTCGAGCGCATCCGGTACATCGTCGAGCGAGCCAAGGCCCTGAACCAGGTGCATGGCCGGGACCTCCAATTCGTCATCGCGAGCAACCTCTCCCGGCTCACCACCGAGGTGCTCGACTTCTGTCGGGAGCACGGCGTGCTGCTCTCGACATCCCTGGATGGACCCGAGGACCTCCACAACGCGCAGCGCCCCGTCCGGGGCGGAGACAGCCACCAACGCACGCTCGACGCGATTCGGCGGGCGCGGCAGGCGCTCGGCCCAGACGCCATCTCCGCGCTGATGACGACGACGCAGGCGAGCCTGGGGCGCGTCGAGGACATCATCGACGAGTACGTGCGACAGGGGTTCCACAGCATCTTCCTGAGGAACCTCAGTCCCTATGGCTTCGCCGTGCGCCCACGCGCCTCACGCCCGTACGACGTCGAGGCCTGGGTGGAGTTCTACAAGCGAGGGCTCGCGCACATCCTCCGCATCAACGAACAGGGGTATCCACTGCAGGAGGAGTTCACCGCCATCCTCATGCAGAAAATCTTTTCACCGAGGGGCTCGAACTATGTCGACCTCCAATCACCCGCGGGCCTTGGAATCGGCGCGCTCGTCTACAACTACGATGGAGCGGTGTACGCCTCCGACGAGGGACGGATGCTCGCGGAGATGGGCGACTTCTCCTTCCGGCTCGGGCACCTCTCCCGCGACTCGTACGAGTCCATCATGACGTCCGAGACGCTGCTGGCGCACCTGAGCGACACGATGCCGGAAGGCGTGCCCATGTGCAGCGACTGCGCCTTCCTCCCTTGCTGTGGCGCGGACCCGGTCTTCCATCAGGCGACCTTGAAGGATGCCGTCGGGCACAAGGCGTTCAGCGCCTTCTGCAAGAAGCAGATGAGTGTGCTGCGGCACCTCATCGGGTTGCTCGAGGATGATGCTCGCGCGCGCGACATCCTCATGGGGTGGCGCTGA
- a CDS encoding helix-turn-helix transcriptional regulator codes for MPRLHAAPLFSAPDLQLYRVTCDGQDGPRLKEEAVDSNRLVLALHGRFQFRDPKTRAVVSPGVGLRLSPRRPCEISHPHGSGDACVSVRGDWLRRWDSSDATTLPVGEDAYRKLHAVLTHASAGAPVDRLQVEEALGLVLAPPEPTSSGASQRERDIAHAIAHEAALHFDAGTSVEDLARGARVSAFHACRVFRKVMGTGIHQFIQEVRLRHALALVLDTRRPLAEVALEAGFANQGHLGNAFRRRFGQSPGATRKAHAPSRFSAGAS; via the coding sequence ATGCCGCGCCTGCACGCCGCGCCCTTGTTCAGCGCTCCGGACCTCCAGCTCTACCGGGTGACCTGCGACGGACAGGATGGGCCTCGGCTCAAGGAAGAGGCGGTGGACAGCAACCGCCTCGTGCTCGCCCTCCACGGTCGCTTCCAGTTCCGCGACCCGAAGACCCGGGCCGTGGTGTCTCCAGGCGTCGGCCTGCGGCTCAGCCCGCGCCGTCCCTGTGAAATCAGTCACCCGCACGGGAGCGGCGACGCGTGTGTCTCCGTGAGGGGGGACTGGCTGCGTCGCTGGGACTCCTCGGACGCCACGACACTCCCCGTCGGTGAGGATGCCTACCGGAAACTGCACGCCGTCCTGACCCACGCGAGCGCGGGCGCTCCCGTGGACCGGCTCCAGGTGGAGGAGGCCCTGGGCCTCGTCCTCGCTCCGCCCGAGCCCACCTCCAGCGGCGCGAGCCAGCGCGAGCGGGACATCGCCCACGCCATCGCGCACGAGGCCGCGCTCCACTTCGACGCGGGCACCTCCGTGGAGGACCTCGCCCGGGGCGCGAGGGTCTCCGCCTTCCACGCGTGCCGGGTCTTCCGCAAGGTGATGGGGACGGGCATCCACCAGTTCATCCAGGAGGTGCGGCTGCGGCATGCGCTCGCCCTCGTGCTGGACACTCGGCGGCCCCTGGCGGAGGTGGCGCTGGAGGCGGGCTTCGCCAACCAGGGGCACCTCGGCAATGCCTTCCGTCGCCGCTTCGGCCAATCCCCCGGCGCCACGAGGAAGGCCCACGCCCCTTCACGCTTCAGCGCGGGCGCGAGCTGA
- a CDS encoding GNAT family N-acetyltransferase — protein sequence MEHLAALSPADRQRLVEIWEAAVRATHHFLTEEDIQFFKPLVRDTYLDVVRLTCLRDDEGRISGFIGTADGKVEMLFVDPARHGRGIGRALLEHAVAQGARAVDVNEQNPQAVGFYLRMGFVQQGRSELDGSGKPFPILHLIKP from the coding sequence ATGGAACACCTCGCCGCCCTGTCCCCCGCCGACCGCCAGCGACTGGTGGAAATCTGGGAAGCCGCCGTCCGGGCCACCCATCACTTCCTCACGGAAGAGGACATCCAGTTCTTCAAGCCGCTGGTGCGCGACACCTATCTCGACGTCGTGCGCCTCACCTGCCTGCGGGATGACGAGGGCCGCATCTCGGGCTTCATCGGGACCGCCGACGGGAAGGTGGAGATGCTCTTCGTCGACCCTGCGCGACATGGCCGGGGCATCGGCCGTGCGCTGCTCGAGCACGCCGTGGCCCAGGGCGCGCGCGCCGTCGACGTCAATGAGCAGAACCCCCAGGCGGTGGGCTTCTACCTGCGCATGGGCTTCGTCCAGCAGGGGCGCTCCGAGCTCGACGGCTCGGGAAAGCCCTTCCCGATCCTGCACCTCATCAAGCCGTAG
- a CDS encoding DEAD/DEAH box helicase, whose translation MSSHPSSSDPGGSASSAFHRLHLQVRRWVWSQGWKELRGIQEAAIAPILEGTQDVILSASTASGKTEAAFLPICSRLAEDSGGSVRAIYIGPLKALINDQFERLDGLCEGLGIPVHRWHGDVSQGHKTRLLKSPAGVLLITPESLEALFIRQGSALAGLFSKLEHIVIDELHAFIGTERGCQLQSLLHRIELTLRRTVPRVGLSATLGDMSLAAEFLRPGAGPRVRLCNSDAGGGELRLQLRGYRKRSPDARRGTNEDEEPTDGLPEDEHDVGAHLFKTLRGTHNLVFANSRANVEFYADLLRRLCEDARLPNEFFPHHGNLSKELREEAEAALKAKQRPVSLVCTTTLEMGIDVGAVQSIAQVGVPPSVASLRQRLGRSGRKGGPAVLRLYLQEVELTSTSPLSDQLRVRLVQSVAMLELLLANWFEPPASGAFHFSTLVQQLLSLIAQHGGVKAGEAFLALCHQGPFAQVSREDFVRFLRGLGQRELLSQSSDGTLLLGRVGERLVNHYSFYAAFASVEEFRLVAGGRTLGTMPIDQPLFVGTYLIFGGRRWRVLAVQGDEKVVELEPAPAGRVPMFESTGLGGVHDRVREQMRAVYASDSLPLYLDARAQDLLTEARATFQRWRLTERSIVTSGREVHVFPWAGDAVVHTLALALQSRGLSVETLGPVLCVEAQQSDVERALRALVAEGPPRAESLTAHVVNMALEKHDGFVPEDLLARDYAARYLDVQGAWRAAQQVLQ comes from the coding sequence ATGAGCTCGCATCCTTCAAGCTCTGACCCGGGTGGCTCCGCGTCGAGCGCCTTCCACCGGCTGCACCTCCAGGTGCGGCGCTGGGTGTGGAGTCAGGGGTGGAAGGAGCTGCGCGGCATCCAGGAGGCGGCCATCGCCCCCATCCTCGAGGGGACACAGGACGTCATCCTCTCCGCGTCGACGGCCAGCGGGAAGACGGAGGCCGCGTTCCTCCCCATCTGCAGCCGGCTCGCCGAGGATTCGGGGGGCAGTGTGCGCGCCATCTACATCGGCCCGCTCAAGGCACTCATCAACGACCAGTTCGAGCGGCTCGACGGACTCTGCGAGGGGCTGGGCATCCCCGTGCACCGCTGGCACGGAGATGTGTCCCAGGGCCACAAGACACGGCTGCTCAAGTCTCCCGCCGGAGTCCTCCTCATCACGCCCGAGTCGCTCGAGGCGCTCTTCATCCGGCAGGGCTCTGCGCTCGCGGGCCTGTTCTCCAAGCTGGAGCACATCGTCATCGACGAGCTGCATGCGTTCATCGGCACCGAGCGGGGCTGCCAGCTCCAGTCGCTCCTCCACCGGATCGAGCTGACCTTGCGCCGCACCGTGCCCCGGGTGGGGCTCAGCGCCACCCTGGGCGACATGTCGCTGGCCGCGGAGTTCCTCCGGCCCGGGGCGGGCCCGCGGGTCCGGCTCTGCAACTCCGACGCGGGAGGGGGCGAGCTGCGCCTCCAGCTTCGGGGCTATCGCAAGCGCTCGCCCGATGCGCGGCGGGGCACGAACGAGGACGAGGAGCCCACCGACGGACTTCCCGAGGATGAGCACGACGTGGGAGCGCACCTCTTCAAGACGCTGAGAGGGACGCACAACCTCGTGTTCGCCAACAGCCGGGCCAACGTCGAGTTCTACGCGGACCTGCTGCGCCGCCTGTGTGAAGACGCACGGCTGCCCAACGAGTTCTTCCCGCACCACGGCAACCTCTCCAAGGAGCTGCGCGAGGAAGCGGAGGCCGCGCTCAAGGCGAAGCAGCGCCCCGTCAGCCTCGTGTGCACGACGACGCTGGAGATGGGCATCGACGTGGGTGCCGTGCAGAGCATCGCGCAGGTGGGGGTACCGCCCTCCGTGGCCAGCCTCCGTCAGCGACTGGGCCGCAGCGGTCGGAAGGGAGGCCCCGCGGTGCTTCGGCTCTACCTTCAGGAAGTGGAGCTGACGAGCACCAGCCCGCTGTCAGACCAGCTCCGCGTGCGCCTGGTCCAGTCAGTGGCCATGCTCGAGCTGCTCCTGGCGAACTGGTTCGAGCCTCCCGCCTCGGGCGCCTTCCACTTCTCCACGCTCGTGCAGCAGCTGCTCTCGCTCATCGCCCAGCATGGCGGCGTCAAGGCGGGCGAGGCCTTCCTGGCACTGTGCCACCAGGGGCCCTTCGCGCAGGTGTCTCGCGAGGACTTCGTGCGCTTCCTGCGAGGCCTGGGACAGCGGGAGCTGCTCTCGCAGTCCTCGGACGGGACGCTGCTGCTGGGCCGCGTGGGCGAGCGGCTCGTCAACCACTACAGCTTCTATGCGGCCTTCGCCTCGGTGGAGGAGTTCCGGCTGGTGGCCGGAGGTCGCACGCTGGGCACGATGCCCATCGACCAGCCGCTCTTCGTCGGCACGTACCTCATCTTCGGCGGACGGCGGTGGCGCGTGCTCGCCGTGCAGGGAGACGAGAAGGTCGTGGAGCTGGAGCCCGCGCCCGCGGGGCGCGTCCCCATGTTCGAGTCCACCGGATTGGGCGGTGTGCATGACCGCGTCCGGGAGCAGATGCGTGCCGTCTACGCGAGTGACAGCCTCCCGCTTTATCTGGATGCGCGGGCGCAGGACCTGTTGACGGAGGCTCGCGCGACCTTCCAGCGATGGAGGCTCACCGAGCGCTCCATCGTCACCTCGGGGCGGGAGGTCCATGTCTTTCCCTGGGCTGGTGACGCGGTGGTGCACACGCTGGCGCTCGCGCTGCAGTCCCGGGGGCTGTCGGTGGAGACCTTGGGGCCTGTCCTCTGCGTGGAGGCACAGCAGTCCGACGTGGAGCGTGCCCTGCGTGCACTCGTGGCGGAGGGTCCCCCTCGGGCCGAGTCCCTCACCGCCCACGTGGTGAACATGGCGCTCGAGAAACATGACGGCTTCGTGCCGGAGGACCTGCTCGCCCGCGACTACGCCGCTCGCTACCTGGACGTCCAGGGTGCATGGCGCGCCGCCCAGCAGGTGCTGCAGTGA
- the hxsD gene encoding His-Xaa-Ser system protein HxsD, which produces MTTKDTQTQPPFIFRDGAVQAVLDLRVYRLAAIQKSAYRFAERCTAVLGSPDADRIPVRFAFPPAITEQDALETVRLFFQELLDQELREQVGDETRALRALIVAQAFSRTDLIRQD; this is translated from the coding sequence GTGACGACGAAGGACACCCAGACGCAGCCTCCTTTCATCTTCCGGGACGGAGCCGTTCAAGCCGTCCTCGACCTGCGCGTCTACCGACTCGCGGCGATTCAGAAGTCCGCCTACCGCTTCGCGGAGCGGTGCACCGCGGTGCTCGGCTCGCCGGACGCGGACCGGATTCCTGTCCGCTTCGCCTTCCCGCCCGCCATCACCGAGCAGGATGCATTGGAGACCGTGCGGCTGTTCTTCCAGGAGCTGCTGGACCAGGAGCTGCGAGAGCAGGTGGGTGACGAGACCCGCGCCCTGCGAGCGTTGATTGTCGCGCAGGCCTTCTCTCGCACCGACCTGATTCGCCAGGACTGA
- a CDS encoding ferritin-like domain-containing protein, with amino-acid sequence MTCSNDGRRPEGLQEVRPGESCELGMMFAHAAWLEAASVPAFQRLADELREHGAPERLIQAARRSAADEVRHTSTMKKLARRHGATMPDVDIAPFQPRDLEGMCLENATEGCVREAYGALVAGWQARTANDEEVRQAMTSIARDELRHAELAWAVDAWAAKRLPPEAREHLREARRETLRGLRSDVERHAPPPLLVRDAGVPSRVDALRLVNGMTELLA; translated from the coding sequence TTGACGTGCTCGAACGATGGCCGGAGGCCCGAGGGACTCCAGGAGGTGCGGCCAGGGGAGTCCTGTGAGCTGGGGATGATGTTCGCTCACGCGGCCTGGCTCGAGGCCGCCTCCGTTCCCGCCTTCCAGCGGCTCGCGGATGAGCTGCGGGAGCACGGCGCGCCCGAGCGATTGATTCAGGCGGCCCGTCGGTCGGCGGCAGATGAGGTGCGGCACACGAGCACCATGAAGAAGCTCGCGCGACGACACGGGGCGACGATGCCGGACGTGGACATCGCCCCCTTCCAACCGAGAGACCTGGAGGGCATGTGTCTCGAGAACGCGACCGAGGGCTGTGTTCGTGAGGCCTACGGCGCGCTGGTCGCGGGCTGGCAGGCCCGCACCGCGAATGATGAAGAAGTCCGCCAGGCGATGACGTCCATTGCTCGGGATGAGCTGCGGCATGCCGAGCTCGCCTGGGCCGTGGATGCCTGGGCCGCCAAGCGGCTGCCGCCCGAGGCGAGAGAACACCTGCGCGAGGCGCGCCGGGAGACGCTGCGGGGCCTGCGGAGCGACGTCGAGCGCCACGCACCGCCCCCGCTCCTCGTGCGTGACGCGGGGGTCCCCTCGCGAGTGGACGCACTCCGTCTGGTCAATGGAATGACCGAGCTGCTCGCCTGA